From Ignavibacteria bacterium, one genomic window encodes:
- a CDS encoding ABC transporter permease → MNIFESITIALDAVRSQKLRSSLTLLSIGIGVFAIIASTSITNTLQQAVNGQLADLGENSLLIQRTPTIVFGTNWAKMRRRKNITYDQAKQFRDRMTNTKLITISNTSPGYTIKAGQESTNPTVSLIGIDDLYFAVNVTTISDGRPVMESEVVLSRNVAILGTDIVNTLFNGESCIGRTISIRNQQFTVIGILEAKGGVIGESQDNRVLIPITVFNKYYTSEWDASVDISVKAESKFQLEATQDEAIGIMRSLRKVKPWEDNNFELDRNDALTGQFSGFSTALLVVAWISGLGALVAAGIGIMNMMLVSVKERTREIGVRKALGARKSWIVRQFLIESITLCQLGGLTGMIGGLGTSWAVTEILRFNNMPSIVYVLPWGTVVFSIVICTIIGIGFGLYPAWRAANLDPIEALRYE, encoded by the coding sequence ATGAACATCTTTGAGTCCATAACGATCGCCCTTGACGCCGTCCGCTCCCAGAAGCTTCGGTCGAGCCTCACGTTGCTCAGCATCGGCATTGGCGTGTTTGCCATCATCGCCTCTACCTCCATCACCAATACCTTGCAACAAGCCGTCAACGGTCAATTGGCAGATCTCGGTGAGAATTCCCTCTTGATCCAGCGTACACCTACCATCGTCTTTGGCACCAACTGGGCCAAGATGAGACGCAGAAAGAACATCACGTATGATCAGGCGAAACAGTTTCGTGACAGGATGACGAACACAAAGCTTATCACCATTAGCAACACGTCTCCCGGGTATACGATCAAGGCCGGACAAGAGTCCACCAATCCTACTGTGTCATTGATCGGAATCGATGATCTGTACTTTGCTGTGAACGTCACAACCATCTCGGACGGACGCCCCGTGATGGAGTCGGAAGTGGTCCTTTCGCGCAATGTTGCGATCCTTGGCACTGATATCGTAAACACACTCTTCAACGGTGAATCCTGCATTGGTAGAACGATCTCCATCCGTAATCAGCAGTTCACGGTCATCGGCATTCTCGAGGCAAAGGGCGGGGTTATCGGAGAAAGTCAGGACAACCGTGTCTTGATCCCCATCACCGTCTTCAACAAGTACTACACATCTGAGTGGGATGCCAGCGTCGACATCTCCGTCAAGGCCGAATCCAAGTTCCAACTCGAGGCCACCCAGGACGAAGCCATTGGCATCATGCGTTCACTACGCAAGGTGAAGCCGTGGGAGGACAACAACTTTGAGTTGGATAGGAATGATGCATTGACCGGACAGTTCTCCGGATTCTCAACAGCCCTCCTTGTTGTGGCATGGATCAGTGGACTCGGAGCCTTAGTAGCTGCCGGCATTGGCATCATGAACATGATGCTTGTGAGCGTCAAAGAACGCACACGGGAGATCGGCGTACGCAAGGCACTCGGTGCACGCAAGTCGTGGATCGTCCGACAGTTCCTCATCGAGAGCATCACCCTCTGTCAGTTAGGGGGCCTCACCGGCATGATCGGCGGACTTGGAACGTCGTGGGCAGTGACAGAGATATTGCGATTCAATAACATGCCCTCCATCGTCTATGTCCTCCCGTGGGGTACGGTGGTCTTCAGCATCGTTATCTGCACCATTATCGGTATTGGCTTTGGACTCTATCCTGCGTGGAGAGCTGCCAACCTGGATCCGATCGAGGCGTTGAGGTATGAGTAA
- a CDS encoding ABC transporter permease: MPRLSEVQESFRIAVTSLRVNLMRSILTTAGVVVGVVLVVLMGWTIGGLDAVWEKTISIIGKDMIYIDKWNWAGGGNWRMMEARKDITLEQAEALSARMESAEETIPITRKWGGSVSLGNTSLRCSIMGTTSTYGNTSAGSTEEGRFFNEVEEREAEKVVVVGYNIKKNLFPTESPVGKSLKIAGVPYRIVGVVEKRGFLFMDFIDNQVFIPLYAFRSSFGFFDRSFSVGLKAGSERMLDIVRDEAVGHMRSIRNVAPADEDDFSINEMKAFDQQAKNIRLGIWVVGMGLTLLAFIVGSIGIMNIMYVSVTERTKEIGIRKAIGARRSSILAQFLIESAMLCVAGALIAFPIAQIIVGSAQYLAVNVFEQDWASVVSPLVPFDLLGIAVGVSILVGLLAGLLPAIKASGLDPVEALRSE, from the coding sequence ATGCCACGTCTGTCTGAAGTCCAGGAATCTTTCCGTATCGCCGTCACATCCTTGCGTGTGAATCTGATGCGTTCCATTCTCACCACTGCCGGTGTGGTGGTTGGTGTGGTGCTCGTAGTGCTTATGGGCTGGACCATTGGTGGACTTGACGCCGTGTGGGAGAAGACCATCTCGATCATCGGCAAGGACATGATCTATATCGACAAATGGAATTGGGCAGGGGGCGGTAACTGGCGCATGATGGAGGCGCGCAAGGACATCACGCTTGAACAAGCAGAGGCATTGTCGGCTCGTATGGAATCTGCCGAAGAGACTATCCCCATCACCCGCAAATGGGGCGGTTCCGTCAGCCTCGGCAACACCAGTCTCAGGTGTTCGATCATGGGCACCACATCAACCTATGGCAACACATCCGCCGGTTCTACGGAGGAAGGCAGATTCTTCAACGAGGTTGAAGAACGCGAGGCTGAGAAGGTTGTTGTTGTTGGCTACAACATCAAGAAGAACCTGTTCCCGACTGAATCTCCTGTTGGAAAGTCTCTAAAGATCGCCGGCGTTCCGTATCGCATCGTTGGTGTGGTTGAGAAACGCGGATTCCTCTTCATGGATTTCATCGACAATCAGGTCTTCATTCCGCTGTATGCATTTCGCTCATCGTTTGGGTTCTTCGATCGCAGCTTCTCTGTAGGACTCAAGGCCGGCAGTGAGCGAATGTTGGATATCGTTCGTGACGAAGCAGTTGGCCATATGAGATCCATCCGCAATGTTGCACCTGCGGACGAAGATGACTTCAGCATCAATGAGATGAAGGCCTTCGATCAGCAAGCAAAGAACATTCGACTTGGGATATGGGTGGTTGGAATGGGGCTTACCCTTCTCGCCTTCATCGTTGGCTCCATCGGCATCATGAACATCATGTACGTCTCCGTTACGGAGCGCACCAAGGAGATCGGCATTCGTAAGGCGATCGGAGCACGTCGCTCATCGATCCTGGCACAGTTTCTCATTGAGTCTGCGATGTTATGCGTGGCCGGTGCCCTCATTGCCTTCCCTATCGCCCAGATCATCGTTGGTTCGGCGCAATACCTTGCCGTGAATGTTTTCGAACAAGATTGGGCGAGTGTGGTGAGCCCCCTTGTCCCGTTTGACCTCTTGGGCATTGCTGTTGGTGTATCGATTCTGGTAGGACTGTTGGCCGGACTCCTTCCTGCGATCAAGGCATCGGGTTTGGATCCCGTTGAGGCACTTCGATCCGAATGA
- a CDS encoding ABC transporter ATP-binding protein → MIEIADLVKRYEMGHEEVFALRHVSLTLGKNEYVAIMGPSGSGKSTLMNMLGCLDTPTSGTYFFNGQNVSEMDDDDLAAIRNKEIGFVFQTFNLLPRATALQNVELPLVYAGLKSEERRKRAIEAITRVGLADRMDHRPNELSGGQRQRVAIARALVTAPSIILADEPTGNLDTKTGQDIMKLFGDLWRGGNTVILVTHEEDVARHAHRIIRLRDGLIESDEVNPNATSV, encoded by the coding sequence ATCATCGAGATCGCAGATCTCGTCAAACGCTACGAGATGGGTCACGAAGAGGTCTTCGCCCTTCGCCACGTCTCTCTCACTCTAGGCAAGAACGAATACGTTGCGATCATGGGGCCATCGGGCTCCGGCAAGTCCACGTTGATGAACATGCTCGGCTGTTTGGATACACCTACATCCGGCACGTACTTCTTCAACGGACAGAACGTGAGCGAGATGGATGACGATGATCTTGCTGCCATTCGCAACAAGGAGATCGGATTCGTCTTTCAGACCTTCAACCTTTTGCCGCGCGCAACTGCGCTGCAGAATGTGGAGCTTCCACTTGTCTATGCTGGATTGAAAAGTGAGGAGCGACGTAAGAGAGCGATCGAAGCCATCACACGTGTTGGTCTTGCCGATCGAATGGATCACCGACCGAATGAACTCTCCGGCGGACAACGTCAGCGTGTTGCGATTGCTCGGGCGCTTGTGACAGCCCCCTCCATCATTCTTGCGGATGAACCAACGGGGAACCTCGATACAAAGACCGGACAGGACATCATGAAGTTGTTCGGCGATCTGTGGCGTGGCGGGAACACGGTGATCCTCGTAACACACGAAGAAGATGTTGCCAGACATGCCCATCGCATCATTCGGTTGCGCGATGGTTTGATCGAATCAGATGAGGTGAACCCCAATGCCACGTCTGTCTGA
- a CDS encoding efflux RND transporter periplasmic adaptor subunit, giving the protein MAKKSSRKGLIITLIVLFAVIAAAAAWFIAGRKDGPVLVSVEPAQIRTITQSVSAIGRLQPELMVKVSSEASGEIIFLGVRDGDTVNKGQLLVRIQPDIMETQLSQTRAATESTRLSINVAKAELDRTESDLKRINELYKKEYASKEELDRARAAYESASGRYAQTRSDYQRAQGALQQTQATASRTTIFSPMSGIVTYLGVESGEKVVGTAQMQGTEMMRIADLRVMNAWVDVDENDVAMISLGDTARVRIDALPDVSMRGIVYEISHSPKVSGQGTQEEVVNFQVRIRLIDKDGRMRPGMSCSVDIETETKSNVVSIPIQAVTVKQSGDQANGASDPRMENKKDAIEKRKSRPESMVWIYSNGTVQSRVVKTGISDDGFIEIVSGLKKDESIVTSPYQAISKLLKPGAQVRVEDPEARQDRFRRLRQEQ; this is encoded by the coding sequence ATGGCAAAGAAATCTTCCCGCAAGGGTCTCATCATCACCCTCATCGTCTTGTTCGCTGTGATCGCCGCTGCTGCTGCGTGGTTCATAGCCGGACGTAAGGATGGGCCGGTACTTGTTAGCGTTGAACCGGCGCAGATACGCACGATCACACAATCGGTGAGTGCTATTGGCCGACTCCAACCGGAGCTCATGGTCAAGGTTTCGTCGGAGGCAAGCGGCGAGATCATCTTCCTTGGAGTTCGAGACGGAGACACGGTCAACAAGGGCCAACTTCTTGTGCGGATCCAGCCCGACATTATGGAGACGCAATTGTCGCAGACTCGTGCTGCAACTGAATCAACACGGCTCTCCATCAACGTTGCAAAAGCTGAACTCGACCGGACAGAGTCTGACCTCAAACGGATCAACGAACTCTACAAAAAAGAATACGCCTCTAAAGAAGAACTCGATCGCGCTCGTGCAGCCTATGAATCAGCATCGGGTCGTTATGCGCAGACACGATCAGACTATCAACGTGCTCAGGGGGCGCTGCAACAAACACAGGCCACTGCAAGCCGCACAACGATCTTCTCGCCAATGAGTGGTATTGTTACCTACTTGGGAGTGGAGAGTGGCGAAAAAGTTGTCGGCACTGCACAAATGCAGGGCACAGAAATGATGCGCATCGCAGACCTGCGCGTGATGAATGCCTGGGTGGACGTTGATGAGAACGATGTTGCCATGATATCCCTTGGTGATACGGCGCGCGTCCGCATCGATGCTCTTCCGGATGTTTCGATGCGCGGCATCGTCTATGAGATCTCCCATTCACCAAAGGTGAGTGGTCAAGGAACGCAAGAAGAAGTTGTCAACTTCCAAGTCCGCATTCGCCTTATCGATAAGGATGGGCGCATGCGTCCCGGCATGTCCTGCAGCGTAGACATCGAAACAGAAACGAAGAGCAATGTTGTCAGTATTCCTATCCAGGCCGTTACAGTGAAGCAGAGCGGAGATCAAGCCAACGGTGCATCCGATCCGCGAATGGAGAACAAGAAGGATGCTATTGAGAAGCGCAAGTCGCGTCCGGAGAGCATGGTTTGGATCTACTCAAATGGAACCGTACAATCTCGCGTCGTGAAGACCGGCATCAGCGATGACGGATTCATCGAGATCGTGTCAGGACTGAAGAAGGACGAGTCTATCGTCACAAGTCCCTACCAGGCCATCAGCAAGCTTCTCAAGCCCGGCGCACAGGTTCGTGTTGAAGACCCCGAAGCACGTCAGGATCGGTTCCGCCGCCTGAGGCAGGAACAATGA
- a CDS encoding TolC family protein, translating to MTRIYRILVAVAALFIPLLGFGQESGAGRLTLKECIRIGIQNSFDLQESYASSKAAGAGLTQAFGAYLPSAEITANYSRQLTNLREQFSIVNGVPIVGQPLPNTYGLNGFLNLTLFNGFQREAQYDAAQSNVEATTSDVRFNRLFAAYDITRKYIDVLRKQQLLNARRENLALSQATFERVKALKESGRTTIQQVMSQETELANQEVSVVTAQNDLDVAKAQLLASMSVNPTQIIEVDETSIPSEATAQNVETFRQKIGPETVSIQRAFESRPDINASRKRVDAAESGITTASAGYWPTLSANGGYTWRNFNIADFDRQGQVYIGINLRIPVFDQFNTNLRIENAQLTHTRQAMSLARLENQIRTNIRSAYLQLGAAEKGLEITDRAIKSATINFNAVQERFNVGSATLLDVQTANNQLITARVNRVTAVYAYHDAATYVEFTVGTYGDL from the coding sequence ATGACGCGTATCTACCGAATATTGGTTGCAGTTGCGGCGCTGTTCATTCCACTTCTGGGGTTTGGACAGGAATCCGGTGCCGGTAGGTTAACCCTGAAGGAATGTATTCGGATCGGCATCCAGAACAGCTTTGACCTGCAAGAGTCCTATGCCTCGTCCAAAGCCGCCGGTGCCGGTCTCACGCAGGCCTTTGGCGCCTACCTGCCATCAGCTGAGATCACCGCCAATTATTCGCGTCAGCTGACAAACCTCAGAGAACAATTCTCCATCGTGAACGGTGTTCCGATTGTGGGTCAGCCCCTTCCCAACACCTATGGACTGAACGGCTTTCTGAATCTTACGCTGTTCAATGGCTTCCAGCGCGAAGCTCAATATGATGCTGCTCAGAGCAACGTTGAAGCAACTACATCGGACGTGCGATTCAACCGACTCTTCGCCGCCTATGACATCACGCGGAAGTACATCGACGTGCTACGCAAACAACAGCTTCTCAATGCACGTCGCGAGAATCTGGCGCTGAGCCAGGCTACCTTTGAACGGGTGAAGGCTCTGAAGGAAAGTGGCCGAACCACGATCCAACAGGTGATGTCGCAAGAGACCGAACTCGCCAACCAAGAAGTCAGTGTTGTCACAGCACAGAATGATCTTGATGTTGCAAAAGCACAGTTGCTTGCTTCCATGAGTGTGAACCCAACACAGATCATCGAGGTGGACGAGACATCGATCCCCTCAGAGGCAACAGCACAGAACGTTGAGACGTTCAGGCAGAAGATCGGACCGGAGACCGTGTCCATCCAGCGCGCCTTTGAATCTCGTCCCGATATCAATGCTTCTCGCAAGCGTGTGGATGCTGCGGAATCAGGTATCACGACTGCCAGTGCCGGGTATTGGCCTACGTTGTCCGCGAATGGTGGTTATACATGGCGCAACTTCAACATCGCAGACTTCGATCGTCAAGGCCAAGTCTATATCGGTATCAACCTTCGAATCCCTGTCTTCGATCAGTTCAATACCAACCTTCGTATCGAGAACGCACAGTTAACACATACGAGGCAGGCAATGTCCTTGGCACGGTTAGAGAATCAGATCCGTACCAACATCCGCAGTGCCTATCTCCAACTTGGAGCCGCTGAAAAGGGGCTTGAGATCACGGACAGAGCGATCAAGTCTGCAACGATCAATTTCAACGCCGTACAAGAACGTTTCAATGTTGGTTCTGCAACCTTGCTCGATGTTCAGACGGCGAACAACCAGCTTATCACGGCACGCGTGAATCGCGTCACGGCGGTCTATGCCTATCACGACGCCGCAACCTATGTTGAATTCACGGTTGGCACCTACGGAGATCTGTGA